A part of Desulfomicrobium macestii genomic DNA contains:
- a CDS encoding prenyltransferase, producing MTASARPDPEDALPKPTTPAWRAWLQAARLPSQMYIFWPLLLGQALAMGDGFSWEVVLACHLYGLASQLYIVFANDVADMATDRRNFTFTPFSGGSRVLVDGLLSRRQLARAAVLCAVLSALAGVFLGVRHGTWLPLPLILFGLALLWAYSYPPLRLSYRGGGEYLQMVGVGLVLPMIGFSAHAGTLTGLPLALMPLMLFLSLSCAIATALPDEPSDRADGKRTHAVKSGVSATQRFILRLNALALVWFVFVPLPGVTLFARAALALPCLILCLVSLILAGARPGERGMLVFVTAQVAFSLTPMIGLAILFLAS from the coding sequence ATGACCGCGTCCGCCCGTCCCGACCCCGAGGATGCTCTTCCGAAGCCCACCACGCCCGCCTGGCGGGCGTGGCTTCAGGCGGCGCGCCTGCCTTCGCAGATGTACATCTTCTGGCCCCTGCTCCTGGGGCAGGCCCTGGCCATGGGCGACGGATTTTCCTGGGAGGTCGTGCTCGCCTGCCATCTCTACGGGCTGGCCAGCCAGCTCTACATCGTCTTCGCCAACGACGTGGCCGACATGGCCACGGACCGCAGGAATTTTACCTTCACCCCTTTTTCCGGTGGCTCAAGGGTCCTTGTGGATGGGCTGCTGTCGCGGCGGCAGCTGGCTCGGGCGGCTGTCCTGTGCGCCGTGCTGTCGGCTCTGGCCGGGGTCTTTCTGGGGGTTCGGCATGGCACCTGGCTGCCCCTGCCGCTCATTCTCTTCGGCCTGGCCCTGCTGTGGGCCTACAGCTATCCGCCTTTGCGCCTGTCCTACCGGGGCGGCGGGGAATACCTACAGATGGTCGGCGTGGGGCTCGTGTTGCCCATGATCGGCTTCAGCGCCCACGCCGGGACTTTGACAGGGCTGCCCCTGGCACTCATGCCGCTCATGCTTTTCCTGTCCCTGTCCTGCGCCATAGCCACGGCCCTGCCCGACGAGCCCTCCGACAGGGCCGACGGCAAGCGCACGCACGCCGTGAAATCCGGCGTTTCGGCCACTCAGCGGTTCATCCTGCGGCTGAACGCCCTGGCTTTGGTCTGGTTCGTGTTCGTGCCGCTGCCGGGGGTGACGCTGTTCGCGAGGGCAGCGCTGGCCCTGCCGTGTCTGATCCTCTGTCTGGTCAGCCTGATCCTGGCCGGGGCCCGGCCGGGAGAGCGCGGCATGCTCGTCTTTGTGACCGCCCAGGTGGCCTTCTCCCTGACGCCCATGATCGGCCTGGCGATCCTGTTTCTGGCTTCCTGA
- a CDS encoding HIT family protein: protein MNDFTLHPTLAADCHVLGGWRDIRLLLHRDAQVRWFILVPETSAGDWHELPGGLRDRLVAASSALSAMLRSDFTCDKVNVAAIGNLVPQFHFHVIGRWRSDPYWPGVVWGRVVPGCVYTDGEIGRVKERALECLQGSGA, encoded by the coding sequence ATGAATGATTTCACGCTTCACCCCACTCTGGCCGCGGACTGCCATGTTCTCGGAGGCTGGCGGGACATCCGCCTTCTGCTGCACCGGGACGCCCAGGTACGCTGGTTCATCCTGGTGCCCGAAACCTCGGCCGGGGACTGGCACGAGCTGCCCGGCGGCCTCCGGGACCGGCTGGTCGCGGCCTCGTCCGCCCTGTCGGCCATGCTCCGGTCAGACTTCACCTGCGACAAGGTTAATGTCGCCGCCATCGGCAATCTGGTGCCGCAGTTTCATTTCCACGTCATCGGGCGCTGGCGGAGCGATCCTTACTGGCCGGGCGTCGTCTGGGGCAGGGTCGTGCCGGGGTGCGTGTACACCGACGGGGAGATCGGACGCGTGAAGGAGCGGGCTCTGGAATGCCTGCAGGGGAGCGGTGCATGA
- a CDS encoding Fic family protein yields the protein MKRSLQGRYVTTTTVGEKVRAFVPTPLPPRPPIDWTPELRGRFDEALLALGRLDSVSEQLPDTALFLDMYVRKEAVLSSMIEGTQSSLADLLLFELEQEPGVPLDDVQEVSNYAAALAHGLILLAEGLPLSLRLLREIHGVLLSKGQGNRQAPGEFRRSQNWIGGTRPGNAAFVPPPPEKILDCMGSLELFLHERPEPTPPLVKAALAHVQFETIHPFLDGNGRLGRLLITLLLCDGKVLREPLLYLSLFFKAHRSRYYELLNAVRLTGDWEAWLDFFAEAVIVTAGQAMETARQLHGVAAADRDAIGSLGRAAASTLQVHRAMMEHPIATSNWLTKKTGLTAATVNKALGHLERLGIVRELTARKRNRLFSYAEYIRIMNRGTELPER from the coding sequence ATGAAACGCTCCCTCCAGGGCAGATACGTGACCACGACCACGGTCGGCGAAAAGGTCAGGGCCTTTGTCCCCACGCCCCTCCCGCCGCGACCGCCCATCGACTGGACGCCGGAGCTGCGCGGCAGGTTCGACGAGGCGCTGCTGGCCCTGGGCCGCCTGGACAGCGTCTCGGAACAGCTGCCGGACACGGCGCTGTTCCTGGACATGTACGTGCGCAAGGAGGCGGTGCTGTCCTCCATGATCGAGGGCACCCAGTCGTCGCTGGCCGACCTGCTGCTGTTCGAACTGGAGCAGGAGCCGGGCGTGCCCCTGGACGACGTGCAGGAGGTCAGCAACTATGCCGCCGCCCTGGCCCACGGCCTGATACTGCTGGCGGAAGGGCTGCCGCTGTCGCTGCGGCTGTTGCGGGAAATTCATGGAGTGCTGCTGAGCAAAGGCCAGGGCAACCGTCAGGCGCCCGGGGAGTTCAGGCGCAGCCAGAACTGGATCGGCGGCACCAGGCCTGGCAACGCGGCCTTCGTCCCCCCGCCGCCCGAAAAAATCCTGGACTGCATGGGCAGCCTGGAGCTTTTTCTGCATGAACGCCCCGAGCCGACGCCGCCCCTGGTCAAGGCCGCCCTGGCCCATGTGCAGTTCGAAACGATCCACCCCTTTCTCGACGGCAACGGCCGCCTTGGGCGCCTGCTCATCACCCTGCTGCTATGCGACGGGAAAGTCCTGCGCGAGCCCCTGCTCTATCTCAGCCTCTTCTTCAAGGCCCACCGCAGCCGCTACTACGAGCTGCTCAACGCCGTCCGCCTGACGGGCGACTGGGAAGCCTGGCTCGACTTCTTCGCCGAGGCCGTCATCGTCACCGCGGGCCAGGCCATGGAAACGGCCCGCCAGCTCCACGGCGTCGCCGCCGCCGACCGCGACGCCATCGGCAGCCTCGGCCGCGCCGCCGCGTCCACCCTGCAGGTGCACCGGGCGATGATGGAACACCCCATCGCCACCTCGAACTGGCTGACGAAAAAAACGGGCCTCACGGCCGCCACCGTCAACAAGGCCCTCGGGCACCTGGAACGGCTCGGCATCGTCAGGGAACTCACGGCCCGGAAGCGCAACCGGCTGTTCAGCTACGCGGAGTACATCCGAATCATGAATCGCGGCACGGAGTTGCCGGAACGTTGA
- the eutC gene encoding ethanolamine ammonia-lyase subunit EutC has translation MSDRTTAPVTVCADPWAELRRFTAARIAVGRSGSSLPLAESLSFRLDHARARDAVHTPFRRTELAESLRGAGIACVELESGVGGREEYLTRPDKGRRLSERSVAVLQGLDTGFDICLAVGDGLSARAIHENAPDFVPACVRMFSQAGLSVAPVCLVENARVAVADEIGEILRARLSVILIGERPGLSSPNSMGVYLTMNPRTGTTDEARNCISNVREGGLSLAEGVRKLGYLVEEALRLGVSGVGLKDRMAAGYLPFGLPESAITDGMVKS, from the coding sequence ATGAGCGATAGGACCACGGCGCCCGTTACGGTCTGCGCAGACCCCTGGGCGGAACTCAGGCGGTTCACGGCGGCCCGCATCGCCGTCGGGCGCAGCGGGTCGAGCCTGCCCCTGGCCGAGAGCCTGTCCTTCAGGCTCGATCACGCCCGGGCCCGCGATGCCGTGCACACGCCGTTCCGTCGGACGGAGCTGGCTGAGAGCCTGCGCGGGGCGGGCATCGCCTGCGTCGAGCTGGAGTCGGGAGTGGGCGGGCGGGAAGAATACCTGACCCGCCCCGACAAGGGCCGGCGTTTGAGCGAACGGTCGGTTGCGGTTCTGCAGGGGCTGGACACGGGCTTCGACATCTGCTTGGCGGTGGGCGACGGCCTCTCGGCCCGGGCCATCCACGAGAACGCCCCGGACTTCGTGCCGGCCTGCGTACGCATGTTCAGCCAGGCCGGGCTGAGCGTGGCCCCGGTCTGTCTGGTGGAAAACGCGCGGGTGGCCGTGGCCGACGAGATCGGGGAAATCCTGCGGGCCCGCCTGTCCGTCATCCTCATCGGCGAACGTCCGGGCCTTTCCTCGCCCAACTCCATGGGCGTCTACCTGACCATGAACCCCCGCACGGGCACCACGGACGAGGCCCGCAACTGCATCTCCAACGTGCGCGAGGGCGGCTTGAGCCTGGCGGAGGGCGTGCGCAAGCTGGGGTATCTGGTGGAGGAGGCTTTGAGGCTCGGAGTGAGCGGGGTGGGGCTCAAGGACAGGATGGCTGCCGGCTATCTGCCCTTCGGCCTTCCGGAGTCGGCGATTACGGACGGGATGGTGAAAAGCTGA